The following nucleotide sequence is from Austwickia chelonae.
GCCGCGGGTGTCGACGGCGCCGAGCAGGGCCCGCAAGGACGCTTCTCGGACATCGGCGGCCAGGTCGTGGGCTTCACGCCACCCGTGGACGAGATCGAGGTAGACCTGGTCGGATTCGCTGCCGGTGATCGCATCGTGGTGCGAGCCGTAGGCGAGCAGCCGCCACACCTTGTCCATCGCGGCGTGCGGGAACTGGCCCAGCCCGTGGAGTTCGGCGAAGGTCGCCAGTTTCTCGGCGTCGGTCGCCGCGACCTCCACCGCGCGTTGGGCCTGCTTGGTGTCGATGTACGAGACGTCCTTACCCGTGTAGATCGGGTTCATGTCCCGGGACTGCGGGCTGGGGGTGACCCCTCGCGCGTCGAGTTCGTCCTGGACCGCGGCGAAGAAGTCCCGGGGGAGGGCACACACGAAACGTGGCGAGACATAACGGGCGTTCCAGTCGCGGTGGATCTGGGTGACCCACTTGTTCGGCGGGGTGTAGTCGGTGCCGACCGGCAGCATGGTGTTCTTGCTGGAGGCCACCGAGGCCAGCTCCAGGAAGAGCCGGTAACACTCGTCCTCGGCTTCCTGGAGGTCCTTGGAGGAGTCCATCCACCAGCCGGCGGAGTAGTGGGCCGGCATGTAGTGGGTGGTCACGCCGTTCCCGCTGGGGGAGATCCACTCGAACTCGGCGGGGAACTGCATATTGCGGATGTCGCCGTCGTCGCTCTTCCACCCGGTCGACATCGGACCCCACTGGTGGTGCGGGCCCCGTGCCCAGGCGGTGCTGGTGAGCCCGGCGTCGGCGACGAGTCCGGGGAACTGGGGGTCGTGGCCGAAGACGTCCAGTTGCCAGGCCGTGCTGGGGTTCGCCTCCATGATGTCGCGTTGGTAGCCCATGCCGTGGACGAAGTTGCGGATCGTCGTCTCCGAGCAGATCAGGTTGGTGCTGGGCTCGTTGTACGTACCGCCCATGATCTCCAGGCGGCCTTCGGCGACGAGTTGTCTTACGGTCTCGCGTTCTTCGGGGCAGGTATCCCAGAAGGGCTTGAGGTAGTCGACCTCGGCGAGGACGAAGGAGTAGTCCGGGTCGACCCGGGCCTTCTCCAGGTGCATCTTCACCAGGGCGATGCCGTTGTGGTCCCATATGCGCCGGGTCGAGCCGTCGTTGCCGGGCAGTTCGCCGCGGTCGGTGTACGCCGCCTGGGTGTTCCACCACACCGGGTCGTAGTGGAAGTGGTTGATCAGGAACATGGTCCACCCGGTTTCGGCGACTTCCAGCTCGGTCGTCACCGATGACTGGTCGGGGTCGTATCCGGAGGCGGTTTCGTCGACCTCCAGGGTCACGGTGATCGGGACACGTTCCTTGACCTCGTGTCGGGAGTCGATCTCGACCGGGATCTCGAGTCGCGGCCCGTCTCCCGGGGCGATCTCGACCGACCCGGTGACGCCGTCCCCGACGACCTGCACCCGAGCTGCGGCAGGGGCCGGAGCATCGAGTTCGGCCTGGACGACCTGGGCCGGTCCGTCCGGGGTGCTGACGAAGCACCAGGTGGAACGCGCAGAGGCGAGAGCAACAGCAGTCATCTGAATCATCCCTTTACAGCGCCCTCCGAGACGCCCTTGAAGAAGAAACGGTGCAGAGCGGCGAAGAAGAGGACGATCGGGATCAACGCGATCATCGTTCCTGCGGCGATGAGCCGGGGGTCGTTGACGAAGGTGCCTTTCAGGTGGGCGAGCCCGACGGTCAGGGTCATCATGGACGGGTCTTGGAGCACCAGCAGCGGCCAGAGGAAGTCGTCCCAGGCGCCGATGAAGCTGAAGATGGCGATGATCGAAATCGTCCCGGTCACATTCGGAATGCCGACGTAGAGCAGCCGTTGCCAGACGTTCGCCCCGTCGACGACGGCGGCCTGGTCGAGTTCGACGGGGATCTGGTCGAAGGCGTTGTACATGAGTAGGACGTTGATCGCGCCGATCAGCCCGGGTAGCGCGACGCCGTGGAGCGTGTTGGTCAGACCCATCGTGTTGATCAGCTGGAACTGGCTCATGATCGTGGCCTCACCGGGCAGGATCAGCGTCGACAGGAAGAGCCACAGCACGATCTTCTGCCCGCGGAACTGCAACCGGGAGAGTGCATACCCGGCAAGAGTGCAGCCGACGACATTGCCGACCACGACCATCACGGCGATGACCAGGGAATTGCCGATGTAGGACCACACCGGGATCACGTTGGCGACCCCGATGTAGTTCTCGAGGGTCGGCTGTTCGGGCAGGAGACTCGGCCGGGCCGTGTTCACATTTTCGTACTTGCTTTTCAACGACGTGGACAGCTGGTAGAGCATCGGCCCCAGCGAGATGATGGCGAGGAATGCCAACAAGGTGTAGCGCCAAATGTATTCGCTTGCTTTGATCCGGCCGTTCATCACTTCTCCCGCATCCGTGCCAGGACGAGCAACGGTCCCAGGCAGATGAAGAAGAGCAGCACGGACAAGGCGCAGGCGTAACCGAGATGTCCCTGCATGCCTGCGCCGTTCTGCTGGATCAGCATGACCACGCTGGACGCCCGCCCGCCCGGCCCGCCCAGTCCTCCGGAGAGGATGTGCGGTTCGGTGAACACCCGCAGAGCGGACACGGTGATCATCACCGAGACCAGCAGCATGGTGGGCCGGACCCCGGGCAGGGTCACGGTGAAGAAGCGGCGGATCACCCCGGCGCCGTCAACAGCAGCCGCTTCGTACAGGGTGCGGTCGATGGCGCCCAGGTTGGCCAGGTAGATCACCATGTACCAGCCCAGGCCCTTCCAGACGGTCAGGCTGATCGCCGAGAAGATGAGGAGCCACCGGTCCTGCAGGAAGGGCAAGGGCCCTGAGATGAGGTCGGCTGCTTTCAACAGCCCGTTGACCACGCCTCGGTCGTCGAGCAGCCACTGCCAGATCAGGGCGACCACCACGGCGGAGGCCACGACCGGGAAGTAGAAGACCGTGCGGAAGAAACCGATGCCCGGGAGATTCTTTTGTACGAGCATCGCCAACAACAACGGCAGAATCGTCAACAGCGGAAGACAGACGACCATATAGATGACGCTGTTGAGGATCGCATTGAGCAACTGGTCGTCGTGCAGCATTCGCTCGTAGTTGGCCAGCCCGGTGAAG
It contains:
- a CDS encoding carbohydrate ABC transporter permease → MNGRIKASEYIWRYTLLAFLAIISLGPMLYQLSTSLKSKYENVNTARPSLLPEQPTLENYIGVANVIPVWSYIGNSLVIAVMVVVGNVVGCTLAGYALSRLQFRGQKIVLWLFLSTLILPGEATIMSQFQLINTMGLTNTLHGVALPGLIGAINVLLMYNAFDQIPVELDQAAVVDGANVWQRLLYVGIPNVTGTISIIAIFSFIGAWDDFLWPLLVLQDPSMMTLTVGLAHLKGTFVNDPRLIAAGTMIALIPIVLFFAALHRFFFKGVSEGAVKG
- a CDS encoding carbohydrate ABC transporter permease — translated: MRFHRWYAPWVMILPALILLVVFSIFPAINTVVLSFTNVRMLGGGHFTGLANYERMLHDDQLLNAILNSVIYMVVCLPLLTILPLLLAMLVQKNLPGIGFFRTVFYFPVVASAVVVALIWQWLLDDRGVVNGLLKAADLISGPLPFLQDRWLLIFSAISLTVWKGLGWYMVIYLANLGAIDRTLYEAAAVDGAGVIRRFFTVTLPGVRPTMLLVSVMITVSALRVFTEPHILSGGLGGPGGRASSVVMLIQQNGAGMQGHLGYACALSVLLFFICLGPLLVLARMREK